A genomic window from Algoriphagus sp. Y33 includes:
- a CDS encoding glycosyltransferase family 39 protein — MKQQNLVLLGFILIKFVLQYLLVDSGYDLHRDEYLHLDQVHHLAWGYISVPPVTSWFSYLIYLLGYTEFWVKFFPALFGALTIALVWKAIERLGGNLYAQSLAAICLIFSALARLNILFQPNSFDILAWTFVYFSLLCYIQSGKSKWLYWLGVGLGFGILNKYNIAFQVLGLLPALLITSERKIFKNPHLYAAFGLALLIALPNLIWQWQNGFPVLWHMRMLSQHQLVHVNRLDFLTYQFFFFFGSGFVLVLALISYFRFPQFHKYQVFFWSTIFTLAIFTYFQAKNYYAIGLYPIHFAFGAIYLSHLLSKNWRKYLKPIAMIIPIGLFILAAPMTYPIGSPQYLKEVQSRHPDLMQNRWEDGKNHEIPQDFADMLGWKELAEKADLAYSKAPQNEYTLIICDNYGQAGAINFYTKTTGLRAVTLNADYVNWIDLSREIKNLILVREPSDGISDREISFFEKSEEIGTITDPNAREHGTIIHLLLGTKTDINAILAKEIEEKRAELRD; from the coding sequence ATGAAGCAACAGAACCTAGTGTTACTCGGATTCATACTGATCAAATTCGTACTCCAATACCTGCTTGTAGACTCCGGCTACGACCTGCATAGAGATGAATACCTCCACCTAGATCAGGTGCATCATCTGGCTTGGGGTTATATCTCGGTGCCGCCAGTTACTTCCTGGTTCTCCTATTTGATTTATCTACTTGGGTATACCGAATTTTGGGTCAAATTCTTTCCTGCTCTTTTCGGAGCACTGACTATTGCCTTGGTTTGGAAAGCGATAGAAAGACTTGGCGGTAATTTGTATGCACAGTCCTTGGCTGCCATTTGCCTGATATTTTCGGCTCTGGCTCGACTAAACATCCTTTTTCAACCCAATTCTTTTGACATATTGGCTTGGACTTTTGTGTATTTCTCTTTGCTTTGTTACATCCAGTCCGGCAAAAGCAAATGGCTGTATTGGTTGGGTGTTGGGCTGGGTTTTGGCATACTAAACAAATACAATATTGCATTTCAAGTCCTGGGCTTATTGCCTGCGCTCCTGATTACTTCAGAGCGGAAGATTTTCAAAAACCCTCATTTATACGCCGCTTTTGGTTTGGCTTTACTGATCGCTCTGCCAAATCTGATCTGGCAATGGCAAAACGGCTTTCCGGTTCTATGGCACATGCGCATGCTGAGCCAACATCAATTGGTACATGTAAATCGCTTGGATTTCCTCACCTACCAATTCTTCTTCTTTTTCGGATCCGGTTTCGTGTTGGTCCTGGCATTGATTTCATACTTCAGATTTCCTCAATTCCACAAGTATCAGGTTTTCTTCTGGTCCACGATTTTCACACTTGCAATTTTCACTTATTTTCAGGCCAAGAACTATTATGCCATAGGTCTCTACCCTATTCACTTTGCATTTGGGGCAATATATTTATCTCATTTGCTTTCTAAAAACTGGAGGAAGTATCTAAAGCCGATCGCAATGATTATCCCTATAGGGTTATTTATCCTCGCTGCCCCGATGACATATCCTATCGGAAGTCCTCAATACCTCAAAGAAGTCCAAAGTCGCCATCCTGATCTAATGCAAAACCGTTGGGAAGATGGAAAGAATCACGAAATCCCGCAGGATTTTGCTGATATGCTGGGCTGGAAAGAGTTGGCAGAGAAAGCAGATCTGGCTTATTCAAAAGCTCCGCAAAACGAGTATACCCTGATCATCTGTGACAACTATGGACAGGCGGGAGCAATCAACTTTTACACCAAAACCACAGGATTAAGGGCAGTCACTTTGAATGCCGATTACGTCAATTGGATCGATCTAAGTCGGGAAATAAAGAATCTTATTCTTGTACGCGAACCTTCAGATGGAATCAGTGACCGGGAAATCTCATTTTTCGAAAAGTCAGAAGAAATAGGAACCATCACCGACCCCAATGCCAGAGAACATGGAACAATCATCCATTTACTACTTGGCACCAAAACTGATATAAATGCGATTTTAGCAAAAGAAATTGAGGAGAAAAGGGCGGAGTTGCGTGATTAA
- a CDS encoding bifunctional oligoribonuclease/PAP phosphatase NrnA — translation MNTYKQIEAAILSASNILITAHKSADGDSVGSSLGLLHFIEKLGKKAMICHPDKAPDFLDFLDLSPITVMDQEPEKVAEAFMESDLIFCLDYNSTDRVGKEMQSLLEASTCPKIMIDHHLDPQDFSSITVSETSASSTAELIAELIGQSGNSALLDEKIGTPLYLGILTDTGSFRFNSVKPRTHEVLAKLLAAGVKHHLIHELLNDTNTVSRLRLQGFAMSQKMEILDENAVAIISLTKEELEKYDYKKGDTDSLANLALSIKGIKAAIVLSERDGIIKISFRSKGKENPVNELAAVHFDGGGHANAAGGMSELSMPETLDKMKSLVAEYFPTN, via the coding sequence ATGAATACTTACAAACAAATTGAAGCCGCCATTCTATCGGCCTCTAATATTCTCATTACTGCTCACAAATCTGCCGACGGTGACTCTGTCGGATCCTCCTTGGGGCTATTACATTTTATAGAAAAACTTGGGAAAAAGGCAATGATTTGCCATCCTGATAAAGCTCCCGACTTTTTGGACTTCCTGGATCTGTCCCCGATCACCGTCATGGATCAGGAACCTGAAAAAGTAGCCGAAGCTTTTATGGAGTCTGATCTGATCTTCTGCCTCGATTATAATTCTACCGACCGTGTCGGCAAGGAAATGCAGAGCTTGCTTGAGGCTTCCACCTGCCCCAAAATCATGATAGACCATCATCTTGACCCTCAGGATTTTTCTTCAATTACGGTCTCTGAAACTTCTGCATCCTCCACCGCTGAGTTGATTGCAGAATTGATCGGGCAATCCGGAAACAGCGCATTGTTGGATGAAAAGATAGGAACTCCCTTATATTTGGGAATTCTCACTGATACAGGCAGCTTTCGATTCAACTCAGTAAAACCCCGAACACACGAGGTACTGGCAAAATTGCTTGCTGCAGGAGTAAAACATCACTTGATTCATGAATTGCTGAATGATACGAATACCGTCAGCCGTCTTCGTCTCCAAGGTTTTGCCATGAGCCAGAAAATGGAGATTTTGGATGAAAATGCTGTAGCTATTATTTCTCTGACTAAAGAAGAGTTGGAAAAGTACGACTACAAAAAAGGTGATACAGATAGTCTGGCCAATCTGGCATTATCTATAAAAGGGATAAAAGCCGCAATTGTGCTTTCTGAGCGAGATGGAATCATCAAAATATCCTTTAGATCGAAAGGAAAAGAAAATCCAGTCAATGAATTGGCTGCTGTCCATTTTGATGGAGGCGGACATGCCAACGCTGCAGGTGGTATGAGCGAGCTATCTATGCCAGAGACTTTGGATAAAATGAAGTCGCTTGTTGCTGAATATTTTCCTACTAATTAA
- a CDS encoding YafY family protein → MNRIDRLTAILTHLQSKRTVRASELAERFSVSLRTIYRDVRSLEESGVPVIGEAGQGYSLVEGYRLPPIMFSREEALALLVADKLVEKLLDEQSSKFFKEALIKIKAVLKSTEKDLLVEVQDTIKILKSGSFQSINKSSKAFQVILQAISEKKILASTYITFDPQRKSDRELEPIGLYHSYEQWYLLAFCRLRNDYRTFRLDRFSKLHITDISYSTVKHPSLQSYLDKIASEQKLHQIILEVPDGSLKYLANSKYNNGFVSEERVGDKTEMTFMNSSIEGFVRWVIALGDIVVVKRPTELQHRLAQLLEDIREMQG, encoded by the coding sequence ATGAATAGAATAGACCGACTTACAGCGATTCTTACACATCTTCAATCTAAGCGGACAGTACGTGCATCAGAACTTGCAGAGCGCTTTAGCGTGAGTTTGCGCACCATATACCGGGACGTGAGGTCTCTGGAAGAATCCGGCGTGCCGGTCATCGGAGAGGCTGGACAGGGATATTCCCTGGTGGAAGGATACAGACTTCCTCCGATTATGTTCAGCAGAGAGGAAGCATTAGCTCTTTTGGTTGCTGACAAGCTGGTTGAAAAACTACTGGATGAGCAAAGCAGTAAATTCTTTAAAGAAGCCCTGATCAAAATTAAGGCTGTGTTGAAATCCACAGAGAAAGATTTATTGGTGGAAGTGCAGGATACCATCAAGATTTTGAAGTCAGGTTCTTTCCAGTCTATAAATAAATCCAGTAAGGCTTTTCAAGTAATCCTTCAGGCTATTTCGGAGAAAAAGATATTGGCAAGTACCTATATAACTTTTGATCCGCAGCGGAAATCAGATCGAGAGCTTGAGCCCATAGGCTTATATCATTCCTACGAGCAATGGTATTTATTGGCCTTTTGCCGTTTGAGAAATGATTATCGCACATTTAGACTGGATAGGTTTAGCAAACTTCACATTACGGATATTTCCTATTCTACAGTGAAGCATCCTTCTCTACAATCGTATTTGGACAAAATAGCGAGCGAACAAAAACTTCATCAAATTATTTTAGAAGTACCGGATGGCTCTTTGAAATACCTCGCCAACTCAAAATACAACAATGGATTTGTGTCGGAAGAAAGGGTTGGGGATAAGACCGAGATGACTTTTATGAATTCCTCCATTGAGGGATTTGTACGCTGGGTGATAGCACTCGGTGATATTGTGGTAGTCAAACGGCCGACGGAGCTACAACATCGATTAGCTCAGTTGCTGGAAGATATTAGAGAAATGCAGGGGTAA
- a CDS encoding DinB family protein, with protein METTTSSTTAQIINKDQLLTHWQGHRKLTRKVLEAFPEKDLFEFSIGGMRPFAKLIKEMLAMAAPTAQGLATNEWEAFDEEKTDLTTKAALLATWDEATGKIEHYWKAIPMERFQQETVAFGQYEGTGYSTLFYIIDNEVHHRGQGYVYLRALGITPPNFWEQY; from the coding sequence ATGGAAACTACAACATCATCAACAACCGCTCAAATCATTAACAAAGATCAGCTTTTGACTCACTGGCAAGGGCATCGCAAGCTCACACGAAAAGTTTTAGAGGCTTTTCCCGAAAAAGATCTTTTTGAATTCAGTATAGGTGGCATGCGTCCTTTTGCAAAGCTGATCAAAGAAATGCTGGCTATGGCGGCACCTACTGCACAGGGTCTGGCCACGAATGAATGGGAAGCATTTGACGAAGAGAAAACTGACCTGACAACAAAAGCTGCACTTTTGGCCACCTGGGATGAAGCTACAGGCAAGATCGAGCATTATTGGAAAGCCATTCCTATGGAGAGATTCCAGCAGGAAACAGTAGCATTCGGTCAATATGAAGGGACAGGGTACAGTACGCTATTTTATATTATTGACAATGAGGTACACCACCGTGGTCAGGGATATGTATATCTCCGTGCATTGGGAATCACGCCTCCAAATTTCTGGGAGCAGTACTAA
- a CDS encoding DUF4397 domain-containing protein: protein MKNLKSLASVALLAGTLGLTGCLDNDDSLQNNYPPAGVISIYNGAPNNAGVVVFADQNQVNNSPLKYSEALAYTSFYPGKRLFKFAQGNSVTSLLEKEFEIKVDSVYSMFMVEDAGELDAVLVDDNWSETSSDEAQIRMINLSPDAGAVSLLIDDSETPVFDDLTFKSNSEFEGLDAQIYDLTVVSSTGETLATATRVELRGNRVYTLILRGYEESTENAKKLDLQLLTNYIHY, encoded by the coding sequence ATGAAGAATCTTAAATCCCTAGCTTCTGTTGCATTGCTAGCAGGTACTTTGGGATTAACCGGATGCTTGGATAACGACGACAGTCTTCAGAACAATTATCCGCCTGCAGGCGTTATTTCTATTTACAATGGTGCACCAAACAACGCTGGAGTTGTCGTCTTTGCTGACCAAAATCAGGTTAACAACTCCCCATTGAAATATTCCGAAGCCTTGGCTTACACCAGCTTCTACCCAGGAAAGAGGCTGTTTAAATTTGCTCAGGGCAATTCTGTAACTTCTCTTTTGGAAAAAGAATTTGAAATCAAAGTAGATTCAGTTTACTCCATGTTTATGGTTGAGGATGCAGGTGAGTTGGATGCTGTTTTGGTTGATGACAACTGGTCTGAGACCTCTTCTGACGAAGCCCAAATCAGAATGATAAATCTTTCGCCTGACGCGGGAGCAGTATCCCTGTTGATCGATGATAGCGAAACTCCGGTCTTTGATGATTTGACTTTCAAATCCAATTCAGAGTTTGAAGGTTTGGATGCGCAGATTTATGATTTAACAGTTGTTTCCAGCACTGGAGAAACCCTAGCTACAGCTACCAGGGTAGAACTTAGAGGCAACAGGGTTTACACCTTGATATTAAGAGGATATGAGGAATCAACTGAAAATGCCAAAAAACTTGATTTGCAATTACTGACCAACTACATACACTATTGA
- a CDS encoding VOC family protein translates to MLQNSNVFSSYSVNDIPKATSFYQDILGLDVTEDEMGFLSLHFSGGGNVIIYPKANHTSATFTVLNFSVDDIDQTVDELIAKGVKFEQYSDPIQTDDKGICREGGGPFIAWFKDPAGNILSVLQEEV, encoded by the coding sequence ATGCTTCAAAATTCTAATGTGTTCAGCAGTTACTCCGTAAATGATATTCCAAAAGCCACATCTTTCTATCAGGATATTCTTGGTTTGGATGTGACAGAAGATGAAATGGGGTTTCTTTCTCTTCACTTTAGCGGTGGAGGTAATGTCATTATTTATCCCAAAGCCAATCATACATCTGCTACATTTACTGTGCTGAATTTCTCTGTAGATGATATTGATCAGACAGTGGATGAGCTGATTGCGAAAGGGGTAAAGTTTGAACAGTACTCAGACCCTATCCAAACCGATGATAAGGGAATCTGCCGTGAAGGTGGCGGTCCATTTATCGCTTGGTTTAAGGATCCTGCAGGGAATATTTTGTCGGTGCTTCAGGAGGAAGTGTAA
- a CDS encoding outer membrane beta-barrel protein: MKEDKLDKEIAASLKKKLAEASVPYQLGAWEAFQKKRALRKRKTIAYWASGVAASLVLLAVGLNSVDFSGNEHPEYREIQMAESIGNASENEVEEITITEKEAIAENSPVGTEVDQKSSESASDTKAITKAEKNQSSRPAPADTKTLAFVPDPTLEEVEKTAKTETVNALPELQVLSTEKPVGLVPKSEIIQNPPLIAKVEEKELLPLIEKPIEKTPAVVEVEETVKPIMPLAPPELEKERFVAENDFPVIPKDKATVGLGMGLSPGFGAIQSDNQVATASTIGLGMLVDVNLPGKFTLGSGLGLNYLNQNAKQESTVMAFGNTYPQTEKLEVRQMQVELPVFVKYPLTRSNSISIQAGFSNFYALNETASQENTVERQMAVYNSDASGFSSVTLKQQAVTESATLEPKNGRFYPFATLNFGLNLRVLETKGANYVIMPFYNYQVRQVSGYGDTYGLFGASFKVSFGGGEK; encoded by the coding sequence ATGAAGGAAGATAAGCTGGATAAAGAAATTGCTGCTTCCCTTAAAAAGAAGTTAGCAGAGGCTTCTGTGCCTTACCAATTGGGTGCATGGGAAGCTTTTCAGAAAAAACGCGCATTGCGCAAACGTAAAACTATTGCCTATTGGGCGAGCGGGGTCGCTGCGTCCCTGGTACTTTTGGCAGTGGGATTGAATTCTGTTGATTTCTCAGGAAATGAACATCCTGAGTATAGGGAAATTCAGATGGCAGAAAGTATCGGGAATGCCTCTGAAAATGAGGTAGAAGAAATTACTATAACTGAAAAAGAGGCTATTGCGGAAAATTCTCCTGTCGGGACGGAAGTAGATCAAAAGTCAAGTGAAAGTGCTTCTGATACCAAAGCAATTACTAAAGCTGAGAAAAATCAAAGCTCTCGACCTGCTCCTGCTGATACTAAAACTTTGGCTTTTGTTCCTGATCCTACACTAGAGGAAGTAGAAAAAACAGCTAAGACGGAAACGGTAAATGCATTGCCGGAATTGCAGGTGCTTTCTACCGAAAAACCGGTAGGACTGGTTCCAAAAAGCGAAATCATTCAAAATCCTCCCCTGATTGCCAAAGTGGAAGAAAAGGAACTCCTGCCATTGATTGAGAAACCCATAGAAAAGACACCGGCGGTGGTTGAAGTAGAAGAAACTGTGAAACCTATAATGCCTCTGGCTCCTCCAGAATTAGAGAAGGAAAGATTTGTCGCTGAAAATGATTTTCCTGTTATTCCAAAGGATAAAGCTACAGTTGGACTGGGTATGGGCTTATCTCCCGGTTTCGGGGCAATCCAAAGCGATAACCAAGTGGCTACGGCTTCCACGATTGGATTGGGCATGCTGGTGGATGTCAATCTTCCCGGCAAGTTTACTCTTGGATCGGGACTGGGACTAAACTACCTCAACCAAAATGCAAAGCAGGAAAGTACAGTGATGGCATTTGGAAATACATACCCCCAAACTGAGAAACTGGAAGTTCGTCAGATGCAGGTAGAGCTACCTGTATTTGTCAAGTATCCCCTGACCAGAAGCAATTCCATATCCATTCAGGCCGGATTTTCAAACTTCTATGCTTTAAACGAAACTGCCAGCCAAGAGAATACTGTAGAACGTCAGATGGCTGTGTATAATAGTGATGCATCTGGTTTTTCGTCAGTTACCCTGAAGCAGCAGGCTGTAACGGAAAGTGCTACACTTGAACCCAAGAATGGTAGATTCTATCCATTTGCCACATTGAATTTCGGATTGAATCTTCGTGTTCTGGAGACCAAAGGAGCGAACTACGTGATTATGCCTTTTTACAATTATCAGGTAAGACAAGTCTCAGGTTATGGTGATACGTATGGCTTGTTTGGAGCGAGCTTTAAGGTGAGTTTTGGAGGAGGAGAGAAGTAG
- a CDS encoding RNA polymerase sigma factor: protein MNWTDQELIEGCKRRSAKHEEVFYKKYYGYVMGISLSYSKDRALADEITNDSFMKFFGSIKKFDDFQSVKAWLRRITVNTAIDYFRKQKKFQNQTDVTEDPGVFHEMSALQDLAFQDIINLINQLQEDHKMVFNLYEIEGYSHKEIGEKLSLSESSSRVYLARAKTQLRKLVSLHLKEYEGR from the coding sequence TTGAATTGGACTGATCAGGAGTTGATCGAAGGTTGCAAACGACGATCAGCTAAGCACGAAGAGGTGTTTTATAAAAAATACTATGGCTATGTCATGGGGATCAGTCTGTCCTATTCCAAGGACAGAGCACTGGCCGATGAAATCACGAACGACTCCTTTATGAAGTTTTTCGGGTCTATTAAGAAATTTGATGATTTCCAGTCTGTGAAGGCTTGGCTTCGCCGTATCACCGTAAATACCGCTATAGACTATTTCCGAAAGCAGAAGAAGTTTCAGAATCAAACCGATGTGACTGAGGATCCCGGGGTTTTCCATGAAATGAGTGCGCTTCAAGATCTGGCATTTCAGGATATTATCAATCTTATCAATCAGTTACAGGAGGATCATAAAATGGTTTTCAATCTCTATGAAATTGAAGGCTACAGCCACAAGGAAATTGGCGAGAAGCTTAGCTTGTCAGAAAGCTCATCAAGAGTCTATCTCGCCCGGGCGAAGACGCAGCTCCGTAAATTAGTCTCATTACACTTGAAAGAATATGAAGGAAGATAA
- the thiS gene encoding sulfur carrier protein ThiS, protein MEITYNNQTQEVQEETSVSDFVFRQIGEKQNGIAVAINETIVPKTEWAKTYLKANDNLLIIKATQGG, encoded by the coding sequence ATGGAGATAACATATAACAATCAGACTCAGGAGGTACAGGAAGAAACATCGGTTTCAGACTTTGTTTTTCGTCAGATAGGCGAAAAACAAAATGGTATTGCTGTGGCAATCAATGAAACCATTGTCCCCAAGACAGAGTGGGCGAAGACCTACTTAAAAGCAAACGATAATTTATTGATCATCAAAGCAACTCAAGGAGGGTAA
- the thiC gene encoding phosphomethylpyrimidine synthase ThiC encodes MSKKDKSPMQGSISKGPISGSKKVYVPGKIHDIKVAMREIAVSPTKLFSGGTMKNPPVTVYDASGPYTDENAVIDIKKGLPRIREQWILDRGDVERLESSTSDYGQERLNDSSLEHLRFEHIAKPLRAKNGANVSQLHYAKKGIITPEMEYIAIRENQRIEDLKAQWNGEYDTMCAQHIGESFAANTPKNLITPEFVRDEIAEGRAIIPNNINHPESEPMIIGRNFLVKVNANIGNSAVTSSIEEEVEKAVWACRWGADTIMDLSTGDNIHETREWIIRNSPVPIGTVPIYQALEKVKGKAEDLTWEIFRDTLIEQAEQGVSYFTIHAGVLLRYIPLTAKRMTGIVSRGGSIMAKWCLSHHKENFLYTHFEDICEIMKAYDVAFSLGDGLRPGSIADANDAAQFAELETLGELTKIAWKHDVQVMIEGPGHVPMHMIKENMDKQLRECHEAPFYTLGPLTTDIAPGYDHITSAIGAAMIGWFGTAMLCYVTPKEHLGLPNREDVKTGVITYKLAAHAADLAKGHPGAQYRDNALSKARFEFRWEDQFNLSLDPDTAREFHDETLPAEGAKVAHFCSMCGPKFCSMKISQEIRNDAEAGMFEKSEEFKEKGREIYS; translated from the coding sequence ATGAGCAAAAAAGACAAATCACCCATGCAGGGCAGTATTTCAAAAGGACCTATAAGCGGCTCTAAAAAAGTGTATGTACCGGGAAAAATCCACGATATCAAAGTAGCGATGCGTGAAATTGCGGTCTCGCCCACGAAGTTGTTCAGCGGAGGAACAATGAAGAATCCACCGGTAACAGTATATGACGCAAGTGGACCCTATACGGATGAAAATGCGGTAATCGATATCAAAAAAGGTTTGCCGCGTATCCGAGAGCAGTGGATTCTTGACCGCGGGGATGTGGAGCGTCTGGAATCCTCCACTTCAGATTACGGACAGGAACGATTGAACGACAGTTCGCTGGAACATTTGCGTTTTGAGCATATTGCAAAACCTCTGCGGGCGAAAAACGGTGCAAATGTGTCACAGTTGCACTATGCCAAAAAAGGAATTATCACACCTGAAATGGAATATATTGCCATTCGCGAAAATCAACGGATAGAAGATTTGAAAGCGCAATGGAACGGCGAATACGATACAATGTGCGCGCAGCATATAGGCGAAAGTTTCGCTGCGAATACTCCTAAAAATCTCATTACACCTGAATTCGTACGCGATGAAATAGCAGAGGGAAGAGCCATTATCCCAAATAACATCAACCACCCGGAAAGTGAGCCCATGATTATAGGACGTAATTTCTTGGTGAAAGTAAATGCAAATATCGGTAACAGTGCCGTGACTTCATCTATTGAAGAAGAAGTAGAGAAGGCCGTGTGGGCTTGCCGCTGGGGAGCGGACACTATTATGGATTTGTCTACCGGGGACAACATTCATGAGACAAGAGAATGGATTATCCGCAACTCACCCGTTCCGATAGGAACTGTTCCGATTTATCAGGCACTTGAAAAAGTAAAAGGTAAAGCAGAAGACCTGACATGGGAAATTTTCAGAGATACGTTGATCGAACAAGCCGAGCAAGGCGTATCGTATTTCACCATTCATGCGGGTGTGCTTTTGCGATACATCCCATTGACGGCCAAGCGAATGACGGGAATCGTCTCCCGTGGCGGTTCGATTATGGCAAAATGGTGTCTTTCACATCACAAAGAAAATTTCCTTTACACGCATTTCGAGGACATTTGTGAAATCATGAAGGCATACGATGTGGCTTTCTCTCTTGGAGATGGTCTGCGTCCGGGCTCGATCGCCGATGCAAACGATGCGGCACAATTTGCCGAGTTGGAAACATTGGGCGAACTGACAAAAATCGCTTGGAAGCACGATGTGCAGGTGATGATAGAAGGTCCCGGCCATGTACCGATGCACATGATCAAAGAAAACATGGACAAGCAATTGAGAGAATGTCACGAAGCGCCTTTCTACACTTTAGGACCTTTGACTACTGATATAGCACCAGGTTATGACCACATCACTTCGGCAATCGGAGCTGCGATGATTGGCTGGTTTGGTACTGCGATGCTGTGCTACGTCACACCAAAAGAGCATTTAGGCTTGCCAAACAGGGAAGATGTGAAAACTGGAGTAATTACCTATAAACTGGCTGCGCACGCAGCGGATTTGGCAAAAGGACACCCCGGTGCTCAATACCGGGATAATGCCTTGAGCAAAGCCCGCTTCGAATTCAGATGGGAAGACCAGTTCAACCTATCGTTGGATCCGGACACAGCACGTGAATTTCACGATGAAACTCTTCCTGCTGAAGGCGCAAAAGTCGCCCACTTCTGCTCGATGTGCGGACCGAAATTCTGCTCTATGAAAATCAGTCAGGAGATTCGTAATGACGCAGAAGCGGGGATGTTTGAGAAGTCGGAAGAATTTAAGGAAAAAGGCAGGGAAATTTATTCCTAA
- a CDS encoding thiamine phosphate synthase encodes MLLVVSSPEMLENEPAVINQLFAAGLKLFHLRKPEAGEGELRTMLTAILEEYRPRVVLHSHHQLAREFGIHRIHFKESDRMKLTANDYRRMENTELVYSTSVHSPEAFQSLNQVFRYAFFGPVFESISKPGYKPEKYTKPYFGKCRSAKLIGIGGITQTNAASLLEKGFDGVALCGTIWQSGNKVDAFEKILRNLAISKVDESGLGK; translated from the coding sequence ATGCTGCTAGTTGTCTCCAGTCCTGAAATGCTCGAAAATGAACCTGCGGTAATTAACCAATTATTTGCCGCAGGATTGAAGTTATTTCATTTGCGCAAACCAGAAGCCGGAGAAGGAGAGCTCAGAACTATGTTAACAGCGATTTTGGAGGAATATCGTCCGCGAGTAGTGCTTCACAGTCATCATCAGTTGGCACGAGAATTTGGCATACATAGAATCCATTTCAAGGAATCGGATCGGATGAAACTGACAGCAAATGACTATCGGAGAATGGAAAATACGGAGTTGGTTTATTCCACCTCTGTACATTCTCCGGAAGCGTTTCAGAGCTTGAATCAGGTATTTCGCTACGCATTCTTCGGGCCTGTTTTTGAAAGCATTTCCAAACCCGGTTACAAACCTGAAAAGTACACAAAACCTTACTTTGGAAAATGCAGGTCAGCAAAGTTGATTGGAATTGGAGGAATTACGCAAACAAACGCAGCTTCGCTCTTGGAAAAGGGATTTGATGGAGTAGCACTTTGCGGCACAATCTGGCAAAGCGGGAATAAAGTAGACGCATTTGAAAAAATACTTAGGAATTTGGCTATCTCAAAAGTAGATGAAAGTGGGCTTGGGAAATAA
- a CDS encoding hydroxymethylpyrimidine/phosphomethylpyrimidine kinase, with product MQNNRPYVLTIAGFDPSGGAGLTADIKTFEQHKVYGLAICSGITLQTEDSFLAMRWEKVADVLIALEVLLSKYPVTVIKTGILPNVDYLGKIVSFLSTHYPGIRIVVDPVFRASAGFDLFDFSSRERFYKSLQKCYLITPNLEEVKWISGEETEENAASELVKYCTVFLKGGHHITKKGVDYLYENKQVTEFLPTKESTNSKHGTGCVLSAAIASNLALEFSLEESCRRGKAYLEKVLNSNHTLLGYHHV from the coding sequence ATGCAAAACAATAGACCTTATGTATTGACAATTGCAGGTTTTGACCCAAGCGGAGGTGCCGGATTAACGGCGGACATCAAAACGTTTGAGCAGCACAAAGTGTATGGTCTGGCTATTTGCTCGGGAATTACCCTACAAACGGAAGACAGCTTTCTGGCTATGCGCTGGGAGAAAGTAGCGGATGTGTTGATTGCACTTGAGGTCTTATTGTCAAAGTATCCCGTCACGGTAATTAAGACAGGGATTTTGCCCAATGTGGACTATTTAGGTAAGATCGTAAGCTTTCTGAGCACACATTATCCCGGGATAAGAATTGTCGTAGACCCGGTGTTTAGAGCATCTGCAGGATTTGACTTGTTTGATTTTTCATCGAGAGAACGCTTTTACAAAAGTTTGCAAAAATGCTACCTGATTACTCCAAATCTGGAAGAAGTGAAATGGATATCAGGAGAGGAAACAGAGGAAAATGCCGCAAGCGAATTGGTAAAGTACTGCACAGTTTTCCTGAAAGGAGGACATCATATAACTAAAAAAGGCGTCGATTATTTATATGAAAACAAACAGGTCACTGAGTTTTTGCCGACAAAGGAAAGTACAAACAGCAAGCATGGGACAGGATGTGTCTTATCTGCCGCTATAGCGTCCAATCTGGCTCTGGAATTTTCTCTGGAAGAGTCGTGCCGGAGAGGAAAAGCCTATTTGGAAAAAGTTTTGAACAGTAATCACACCTTATTGGGATATCATCATGTATAG